One genomic region from Cardiobacteriaceae bacterium TAE3-ERU3 encodes:
- a CDS encoding 2-hydroxymuconate tautomerase family protein, translated as MPVVNIKIIEGRTVEQKRAMTKAVTKAIAESIGVPESAIWISIDEMKPENFAQGGELRLDKK; from the coding sequence ATGCCAGTCGTCAACATCAAAATCATCGAAGGCCGCACAGTCGAGCAAAAGCGCGCCATGACCAAAGCCGTGACCAAAGCGATTGCTGAGAGCATCGGCGTACCTGAAAGTGCGATATGGATTTCAATTGACGAAATGAAGCCGGAAAACTTTGCCCAAGGCGGAGAATTGCGCCTCGATAAGAAATAA
- a CDS encoding nucleoid-associated protein: MNFTFDNLNFHRIILHNVYKPNDEGRVDPFASNALTQLSKDGLDKLQQRISSVLGNGSHSLQMDIAQSGETSCFHCATRLLSDNDSNFIKNSVEIAELHTTAHTSKRWPGGTLVIIDGTASAANNRCLFIIKAEQQAGFIGREVEDKVIMDYLENLILTPQAKLYKVGVFVEINKESSNSSPRSSEDFEAYVFDSNIQANDDRKAARYFYSSFLGLTIPENAEQRTRDFLNILKNL, translated from the coding sequence ATGAACTTTACTTTTGACAATCTTAATTTCCATAGAATAATTCTGCATAATGTTTACAAGCCTAACGATGAGGGTCGTGTTGATCCATTTGCCAGTAACGCTTTAACACAGCTATCCAAGGACGGGCTTGATAAGCTACAACAACGTATCAGTAGTGTTCTTGGTAATGGCTCACATAGTTTACAAATGGATATAGCGCAAAGTGGTGAAACAAGCTGTTTCCATTGTGCTACTAGACTCTTATCGGACAATGACTCAAATTTTATAAAGAACTCAGTAGAAATAGCAGAACTACATACTACAGCCCACACAAGTAAACGCTGGCCTGGTGGAACTTTAGTTATTATTGATGGAACTGCTAGTGCTGCTAATAATCGATGTTTGTTTATTATAAAAGCTGAACAGCAGGCTGGCTTTATAGGGAGAGAAGTCGAAGACAAAGTAATCATGGATTATTTGGAAAATCTAATACTTACACCTCAAGCTAAGCTTTACAAGGTAGGTGTCTTTGTTGAGATTAATAAAGAGAGTAGCAACAGCAGTCCTAGAAGCAGTGAGGACTTTGAAGCTTATGTTTTTGACAGTAATATCCAAGCAAATGATGATAGAAAAGCGGCAAGGTATTTCTATTCCAGCTTCTTAGGACTCACAATTCCCGAAAATGCTGAACAACGAACACGAGACTTTTTGAATATACTAAAAAATTTATAA
- a CDS encoding electron transport complex subunit E, which produces MSSETRKLINNGLWTNNPALVQILGLCPLLAVSNNAINALGLGVATLFVLLLSNVLVAATRQWVRPEIRIPVFVLLIASAVTVAETVIQAFAYPLYQSLGIYLALIVTNCAIIARAEAYAVKNPVPLAAIDGLFMGFGFLWVLLLLGMMREVLAQGTLFAGADRLFGEGIDLTITVLHTQNGIILTALPAGAFIGYGLLIAAKNAIDHHLGQRKLRHANPYTKTPAAIEQEQVTSL; this is translated from the coding sequence ATGAGTAGTGAAACACGCAAGCTCATTAATAATGGCTTATGGACCAACAACCCTGCTTTGGTGCAGATTCTCGGCTTGTGTCCGCTGCTCGCAGTGTCGAATAATGCCATTAATGCCCTCGGGCTGGGCGTGGCAACGCTATTCGTCTTGCTGCTGTCCAACGTATTGGTTGCCGCAACGCGGCAATGGGTGCGCCCTGAAATCCGTATTCCCGTCTTTGTTCTGCTGATTGCCTCAGCGGTAACCGTCGCTGAAACCGTCATTCAGGCTTTTGCCTACCCGCTTTACCAATCACTTGGTATTTACCTCGCTCTGATTGTCACCAACTGCGCCATCATCGCCCGCGCCGAAGCCTACGCGGTGAAAAATCCCGTACCACTCGCGGCAATTGATGGATTATTTATGGGGTTTGGCTTTTTGTGGGTATTGCTACTGCTCGGCATGATGCGTGAAGTACTGGCGCAAGGTACGTTATTTGCCGGTGCCGACCGTTTATTTGGTGAGGGCATTGATCTGACTATCACCGTCCTGCATACCCAAAACGGCATTATCCTCACCGCATTGCCCGCCGGTGCTTTTATCGGCTATGGCCTGCTGATTGCGGCAAAGAACGCCATCGATCACCACCTTGGGCAACGCAAACTTCGCCACGCTAATCCCTATACCAAAACCCCTGCTGCCATTGAGCAAGAACAAGTCACATCGCTGTAG
- a CDS encoding RnfABCDGE type electron transport complex subunit D translates to MNSAPYIHVAPSTQRIMWQVILALLPGVILLCLFDGTRWIGQLSIAALTAVISEAAILLLRRRRDWLTRISDGSAILTGLLLAISMPVNAPLWLVAAGVFFAIVFAKQLYGGLGMNIFNPAMVGYAFLLISFPALMSQQSSEWLGLQTLWQEYDATTGATILDAARMQRIDSGDVGSLAAWHTPTMLVNAAWLIGAAWLALNRYLDWRLTISVIIAAAITSTIFWLNDSSAYLAPQAYLFNSAVIFGACFIATDPVTAATTNRGRWMYGALIGALSVCIASLGNFPDGFAFATLLANACVPLIDPLTQPRYK, encoded by the coding sequence ATGAACAGTGCCCCGTACATCCACGTTGCCCCGTCCACCCAGCGCATCATGTGGCAAGTTATTCTCGCCTTATTGCCTGGGGTGATTTTATTGTGTTTGTTTGACGGTACGCGCTGGATCGGGCAACTCTCTATTGCGGCACTGACTGCAGTGATCAGTGAGGCAGCCATTTTGCTGTTGCGCCGTCGCCGTGATTGGCTAACCCGAATCAGCGATGGCAGCGCGATCCTGACCGGCTTGTTGCTGGCAATCAGCATGCCAGTCAATGCGCCGCTGTGGCTGGTCGCAGCCGGTGTCTTTTTTGCGATTGTATTTGCCAAGCAGCTTTACGGCGGGCTTGGCATGAATATCTTTAATCCGGCGATGGTCGGCTATGCTTTTCTGCTGATCAGTTTTCCCGCTCTGATGAGCCAGCAAAGCAGCGAGTGGCTAGGGCTGCAAACCCTGTGGCAAGAATATGACGCCACAACCGGAGCAACCATTCTCGATGCCGCGCGCATGCAGCGTATCGATAGCGGCGACGTCGGCTCACTCGCAGCGTGGCATACGCCAACGATGCTCGTTAATGCGGCATGGCTGATTGGCGCAGCGTGGCTGGCGCTTAACCGCTATCTCGACTGGCGGCTAACCATTTCTGTCATCATTGCAGCCGCCATCACATCGACCATCTTTTGGCTCAACGACAGCAGCGCCTATCTCGCGCCACAAGCGTATCTATTCAACAGCGCCGTAATTTTTGGCGCGTGCTTTATCGCCACTGATCCGGTAACTGCCGCGACGACAAACCGTGGCCGCTGGATGTATGGTGCATTGATTGGCGCATTAAGCGTGTGTATTGCCAGCCTCGGCAACTTCCCGGACGGCTTTGCCTTTGCTACCCTACTCGCCAACGCCTGCGTCCCGCTCATCGACCCGCTCACCCAACCGCGTTATAAATGA
- a CDS encoding RelA/SpoT domain-containing protein: MKRADFIKLYERELPMYTAWADFVLHKIDNEILHTLKKRELYHECVKISPSKRIKQVDSLVTKAFIRKRNKYKDPYKEITDKAGIRFVVALTYQLKLLSEIVEKSDHWTWSKDKEFDEWKENDPRLFDYQSIHYIVYASSDIEYQDTIIKKGTPCEVQLRTLLQHAYAELAHDTIYKGNIAASPEVHRAFAKSMALMETTDDLLCNAKELLDSATADINAWEDAINTESKKYFGDINLIDDTKSSVYLLNELNKLLKKSSIGEFSIFLEDPNYIYVINKIKNRQNDLIEFRHSFIILIYFLAKKFRNLLPKHWPLDIEILQKIYSDLGITPTWPST; the protein is encoded by the coding sequence GTGAAACGCGCAGATTTTATCAAACTTTATGAACGAGAGTTACCTATGTATACAGCATGGGCAGACTTTGTATTACATAAAATTGATAATGAAATACTGCATACATTAAAAAAAAGAGAGTTATATCATGAATGCGTCAAGATATCACCATCAAAAAGAATTAAACAAGTAGACTCTTTAGTAACAAAAGCATTTATTAGAAAACGAAATAAATATAAGGATCCATATAAAGAAATCACAGACAAAGCAGGAATTCGATTTGTAGTAGCACTCACATATCAACTCAAATTACTAAGTGAAATAGTTGAGAAATCAGATCACTGGACATGGTCAAAAGATAAAGAATTTGATGAATGGAAAGAAAATGATCCAAGATTATTTGATTACCAGTCTATACACTATATTGTTTATGCATCCAGTGATATCGAATATCAAGATACCATAATAAAAAAGGGGACGCCTTGTGAGGTTCAATTAAGAACCCTATTACAACATGCTTACGCTGAGCTTGCCCATGATACTATTTATAAGGGCAATATAGCGGCTTCACCTGAGGTTCATAGAGCATTTGCAAAAAGCATGGCTCTAATGGAAACAACAGATGATTTATTATGTAATGCAAAGGAATTATTAGATAGTGCAACAGCTGATATAAATGCTTGGGAAGACGCTATTAATACTGAATCAAAAAAATATTTTGGCGATATAAATCTCATTGATGATACAAAAAGTTCAGTTTACTTACTTAACGAACTCAATAAACTATTGAAAAAATCATCAATAGGTGAGTTTTCGATCTTTCTTGAAGATCCCAATTATATTTATGTAATTAATAAAATTAAAAACAGGCAAAATGACTTAATAGAATTTAGACATTCTTTTATTATATTAATATATTTTTTAGCAAAAAAATTTCGTAATTTACTACCTAAGCATTGGCCACTAGACATTGAAATTCTTCAAAAGATATACAGTGACTTGGGAATTACACCAACATGGCCTTCCACCTAA
- a CDS encoding DUF87 domain-containing protein codes for MNIQEKIGQFYLGSDIDLPELAINYDAKDLTTHAVIVGMTGSGKTGLGICLLEEAALDGIPVIAIDPKGDMGNLALNFPELRPEDFKPWADPATLAQQGLSTDEWATQIAQTWRKGITESGQSPARMQALKDASPVTIYTPGSNNGVPLSLLADLAPPDATLRGDSEAYGETLDACASALLALTGDKSDSLDPIHIFLTQILRHHWDKGQTLSLADLIKAILRPPFKELGVMPLDDVISDKTRKSLATSFNSLLASPSFSAWTQGAPLDSQNLLFDAQQRPQTAVLNIAHLSEDERMFFVTLLLSNLISWMRQQSGTGTLRAILYMDEIFGYLPPTANPPSKQLLLTLLKQARAYGLGLVLSTQNPIDLDYKALSNAGTWFVGRLQTAQDRARLRDGLLAASPGAFSSEDLDAALNQLGKRTFLLHNVHENVPCLFHTRWAMSYLAGPLDKARLALLKPEDSENNPAASTAETPNSNDSLPILPDGIGHYYAPLTSMPLAAVHYRPWLLARATLYFKDRTSNTQHEQSLLLATDAHSHEPDWSQSLPLNLNLGQLNQAPNRPAIHDPAAVQLSYKKTWQETEKALKTYLRQQHTLELYYAADLKTYSEPGEDEASFRNRLMPIAREARDADMDAIRERYARKQATLEKQLLTAENQLATQKSQSTQSWIDAGISIGGALLGAFTGRSNRRNTSTALRRASRIGKERQDVAAAEAKLALIEQQVADLEAALEKELDDLRTTYDTQSIALTTRSISATSRDIQIDELAVLYRPE; via the coding sequence ATGAACATACAGGAAAAAATCGGCCAATTTTACCTCGGCAGCGACATCGACCTACCCGAACTCGCCATCAACTACGACGCCAAAGACCTCACCACCCACGCCGTAATCGTCGGGATGACCGGCTCGGGCAAAACCGGCCTTGGCATCTGTCTGCTCGAAGAAGCTGCGCTCGATGGCATTCCGGTGATTGCCATCGACCCCAAAGGTGATATGGGCAACCTCGCGCTCAACTTCCCCGAATTACGCCCCGAAGACTTCAAACCGTGGGCTGACCCCGCAACCCTCGCTCAACAAGGACTAAGCACCGATGAATGGGCTACACAAATTGCACAAACATGGCGTAAAGGCATCACCGAAAGCGGACAAAGCCCCGCACGCATGCAAGCGCTCAAAGACGCCAGCCCCGTCACCATCTATACCCCCGGCAGCAACAACGGTGTGCCGCTCTCATTACTCGCTGACCTCGCGCCGCCCGATGCCACACTGCGCGGCGACAGCGAAGCCTACGGAGAAACCCTTGATGCTTGTGCTTCGGCACTACTCGCACTCACCGGAGATAAAAGCGATTCGCTCGACCCCATCCACATTTTCCTCACCCAAATCCTGCGTCACCACTGGGACAAAGGGCAAACCCTAAGCCTCGCTGACCTGATTAAAGCCATCCTGCGCCCGCCGTTCAAAGAGCTTGGCGTTATGCCACTCGACGACGTGATCAGCGACAAAACCCGCAAAAGCCTCGCAACCAGCTTCAACAGCCTGCTCGCTTCGCCCTCATTCAGCGCTTGGACGCAAGGCGCACCGCTAGACAGCCAAAACCTGCTCTTCGACGCACAGCAGCGCCCGCAAACCGCGGTACTTAACATCGCACACCTTAGCGAAGACGAACGCATGTTTTTCGTCACCCTGCTGCTATCCAACCTCATCTCGTGGATGCGCCAGCAAAGCGGCACCGGCACCCTGCGTGCCATTCTCTATATGGATGAAATCTTTGGCTACCTGCCGCCAACTGCCAACCCACCGAGTAAGCAACTCTTGCTCACCCTGCTTAAGCAGGCCCGTGCGTACGGCTTAGGTCTCGTCTTATCGACGCAAAACCCCATCGACCTTGACTACAAAGCGCTATCCAACGCCGGAACATGGTTCGTCGGCCGCCTGCAAACCGCGCAAGACCGCGCCCGCCTGCGTGACGGCCTGCTCGCCGCCAGCCCCGGGGCATTTAGCAGTGAAGACCTCGACGCCGCACTCAACCAACTCGGCAAGCGCACCTTCCTGCTGCACAACGTACACGAAAACGTCCCCTGCCTGTTCCATACCCGCTGGGCAATGAGCTACCTCGCTGGCCCGCTCGACAAAGCCCGCCTCGCACTGCTCAAACCTGAAGACAGCGAAAACAACCCGGCTGCTAGCACTGCCGAAACACCAAACAGCAACGACAGCCTTCCCATCCTGCCCGATGGTATCGGCCACTACTATGCACCGCTAACCAGCATGCCACTTGCAGCCGTCCACTACCGCCCGTGGCTTTTGGCTCGCGCTACCCTGTATTTCAAGGATCGCACCAGCAATACACAGCACGAACAAAGCTTGCTGCTCGCCACCGACGCACACAGCCACGAACCCGACTGGAGCCAATCACTACCACTCAACCTTAATCTTGGCCAACTCAACCAAGCGCCTAATCGCCCAGCCATACATGACCCTGCAGCCGTCCAGCTAAGCTATAAAAAAACCTGGCAAGAGACAGAAAAAGCCCTTAAAACCTATCTGCGCCAGCAACACACCCTCGAACTCTACTACGCTGCAGACCTCAAAACCTACAGCGAACCCGGCGAAGACGAAGCCAGCTTCCGCAATCGCCTCATGCCCATCGCCCGTGAAGCACGCGATGCGGACATGGACGCCATCCGCGAGCGCTACGCACGCAAGCAAGCCACGCTTGAAAAGCAATTACTCACCGCCGAAAATCAGCTCGCCACGCAAAAAAGCCAAAGCACACAAAGCTGGATAGACGCAGGCATCAGCATTGGCGGTGCACTGCTCGGTGCATTCACTGGTCGCAGTAACCGCCGTAACACCAGTACTGCTCTACGCCGTGCATCACGTATCGGTAAAGAGCGTCAGGACGTCGCCGCCGCTGAAGCCAAGCTCGCACTCATCGAGCAACAAGTCGCCGACCTCGAAGCCGCATTGGAAAAAGAACTCGACGACCTGCGCACCACTTACGACACGCAGAGCATCGCGCTCACCACACGCAGCATCAGCGCCACCAGCCGCGACATCCAGATTGATGAACTCGCCGTACTGTATCGACCGGAGTAA
- a CDS encoding GNAT family N-acetyltransferase → MTITIRECRPNDIPAALELWASTPNMGMHPVDDTPEALTNFLAFNPGINFVAMDGDELVGIVLCGCDGRRGTIYHAAIAASHQRRGIATRMLNACENALKERGITRMRLMIFNDNHSGKAFWAAHGWQQHDYIDYYGKDLIE, encoded by the coding sequence ATGACGATAACCATCCGCGAATGCCGCCCCAATGACATCCCTGCCGCACTTGAGCTATGGGCAAGCACGCCCAATATGGGTATGCACCCCGTTGACGATACACCCGAAGCACTGACCAACTTTCTCGCCTTCAATCCCGGCATCAACTTTGTTGCTATGGATGGCGATGAGTTGGTTGGTATCGTGCTGTGCGGTTGCGACGGCCGCCGCGGCACCATTTACCACGCAGCGATTGCCGCCAGTCATCAACGCCGTGGCATCGCCACCCGCATGCTCAATGCCTGTGAAAATGCCTTGAAAGAGCGTGGTATAACAAGAATGCGCCTGATGATTTTCAATGATAACCATAGCGGCAAAGCGTTTTGGGCAGCGCATGGCTGGCAACAGCATGACTATATCGACTACTACGGTAAAGATCTCATCGAATAA
- the rsxC gene encoding electron transport complex subunit RsxC → MKLLDWIKNLGTANPIGQRGFHGGLHVPAHKSQSTQQPSSAMPIPAQLYVSLRQRDGEMQIPQVKVGDKVQRGQIISIPSSHASVPRHAPTSGTVSAIMEHADVHPSNLPAQCIVIDCDGHDAPAPELPDLSNWQDEQRDVLLERIYQCGIAGMGGAGFPTARKLGHATNTLVVNAAECEPYITCDDLQIRECAAEVIKGAQISAHILEAEHILFGIEDDKPEAIAALKAAAEASGDERIRVEVVPVRYPSGNSRQLFELLLGIRVPPDQHAADYGLICHNSATMKAIHDAVVLGQPLIERYVSVTGEAVAKPQVLRVRIGTPISELITHAGGAQDDARLIIGGPMMGHELSERSAGLKKTTNCVLLLPATPREVEQNCIRCARCSDACPMELLPQQLYWYSRNSEHKRLEQYRLFDCIECGICASVCPSNIPLVQYYRHSKADIRHTRQQQALAERARERHEARQARLEREKAEREARMAAKRARLQAAQAAKPAPADSKDDKQSAIEAAKARAAERRAARAQEANTSPAAQTGQPSSFNPTAHDNSASDPRKQAIEAAKARAAVRKAGKAQNNEQDSATPSEQSREDKLAAAKAKAAERRAAHSNGKENSTPAAQIGKPSGFNPTAHANPDSDPRKQAIEAAKARAAARRAAHKQQKQDEPDSSQDVIQEQPTTDDNSEREQKLAAAKARAAERRAARQQKAEPEQAQDSAQKPIAEQPTTDDNSEREQKLAAAKAKAAERRAARQQRKNDS, encoded by the coding sequence ATGAAGCTGCTCGACTGGATCAAAAATCTTGGCACTGCCAACCCGATCGGCCAACGTGGTTTCCACGGCGGGCTGCACGTTCCGGCGCACAAAAGCCAATCCACGCAGCAGCCCAGCAGCGCCATGCCGATTCCGGCGCAGCTTTATGTCTCGCTGCGTCAGCGCGATGGTGAAATGCAGATTCCGCAAGTAAAAGTCGGTGATAAAGTGCAGCGCGGACAAATCATCAGTATCCCGAGTAGCCACGCATCCGTCCCGCGACATGCGCCGACTTCTGGCACGGTCAGCGCGATTATGGAACACGCCGACGTGCATCCATCCAACCTGCCCGCACAATGTATCGTTATTGACTGCGACGGTCATGACGCGCCCGCCCCTGAGCTGCCCGACCTGAGCAACTGGCAAGACGAACAGCGCGATGTATTGCTCGAACGCATCTATCAATGCGGCATCGCCGGTATGGGCGGCGCGGGCTTTCCCACCGCACGCAAGCTTGGCCACGCCACCAATACGCTTGTGGTCAACGCCGCCGAATGCGAGCCGTATATCACCTGCGACGACCTACAAATCCGCGAATGCGCCGCCGAGGTCATCAAAGGCGCACAAATCAGCGCCCACATACTTGAAGCCGAGCACATCCTGTTCGGCATCGAAGACGACAAACCCGAAGCCATCGCCGCACTCAAAGCCGCCGCTGAAGCCAGTGGTGACGAGCGCATTCGCGTCGAAGTCGTGCCGGTGCGCTACCCTTCCGGCAACTCGCGGCAACTGTTTGAACTGCTACTCGGTATCCGCGTTCCGCCCGACCAGCATGCCGCCGATTACGGCCTCATCTGCCACAACAGCGCAACCATGAAAGCTATCCACGATGCGGTTGTGCTCGGTCAGCCATTGATCGAGCGCTACGTCAGCGTTACCGGCGAAGCGGTTGCCAAGCCGCAAGTGCTGCGTGTGCGCATCGGCACACCAATTAGCGAACTCATCACCCACGCCGGCGGTGCACAAGATGACGCACGCCTGATTATTGGCGGGCCAATGATGGGGCACGAACTCAGCGAGCGCAGCGCGGGGCTGAAAAAAACCACCAACTGCGTCCTGCTTTTACCCGCCACACCACGGGAAGTCGAGCAAAACTGCATTCGCTGCGCACGCTGCTCGGATGCCTGCCCAATGGAGCTCTTGCCACAGCAACTCTACTGGTATAGCCGCAACAGCGAACACAAGCGCCTCGAGCAATACCGCTTGTTTGACTGCATCGAATGTGGCATCTGCGCCAGCGTTTGCCCGTCCAACATTCCATTGGTGCAATACTACCGCCACAGCAAAGCCGACATCCGCCATACCCGCCAGCAACAAGCGCTTGCCGAACGAGCCCGCGAGCGCCATGAAGCGCGTCAAGCCCGCCTTGAGCGCGAAAAAGCGGAACGCGAAGCACGTATGGCGGCAAAGCGCGCCCGCCTGCAAGCAGCACAAGCCGCCAAACCTGCACCAGCTGACAGCAAAGATGACAAGCAAAGTGCTATCGAAGCAGCAAAAGCCCGCGCCGCCGAACGCCGCGCTGCGCGTGCACAGGAAGCGAATACCAGCCCGGCGGCACAAACCGGACAACCAAGCAGCTTTAATCCCACTGCACACGACAACAGTGCTAGCGACCCACGCAAACAAGCGATAGAAGCCGCCAAAGCACGTGCGGCTGTACGTAAAGCAGGCAAAGCCCAAAATAATGAGCAAGACAGCGCTACACCAAGCGAACAAAGCCGCGAGGACAAACTTGCTGCCGCAAAAGCCAAAGCCGCTGAGCGCCGCGCTGCACACAGTAATGGAAAAGAAAACAGCACACCAGCGGCACAAATTGGCAAGCCAAGTGGATTTAACCCCACCGCGCACGCCAATCCTGATAGCGACCCACGCAAACAAGCGATTGAAGCTGCCAAAGCACGTGCAGCAGCACGCCGTGCCGCCCACAAACAACAAAAACAGGATGAACCTGATTCTTCCCAAGATGTTATTCAGGAGCAGCCCACAACAGACGACAATAGCGAACGCGAGCAAAAACTCGCCGCCGCTAAAGCCAGAGCGGCCGAACGCCGTGCCGCTCGTCAACAGAAAGCCGAGCCTGAGCAAGCCCAAGACTCAGCTCAAAAGCCAATTGCAGAACAGCCTACAACTGACGACAATAGCGAGCGTGAGCAGAAACTCGCCGCTGCTAAAGCCAAAGCGGCTGAGCGCCGTGCCGCTCGCCAACAACGGAAAAATGATTCATGA
- a CDS encoding RnfABCDGE type electron transport complex subunit G, with product MKLFIPSNIRKPALILGAFACACLISVSAVYWLVRPNILAQQHAALLANFRAITPADITTALLDTATPITLDGQAMTYYQGQNGEHFIEATTGKGYSGDIIALIGIAPDNHTLLGVRILSHKETPGLGDKIEARISPWILGFAGKKLGDTRFAVKKDGGDFDAFTGATITPRAVTELVGAVLQAWAKHADEATQHE from the coding sequence ATGAAATTGTTCATACCTTCCAACATTCGTAAACCTGCGCTGATTCTCGGTGCATTTGCCTGCGCCTGTTTGATCAGCGTCAGTGCCGTGTACTGGCTGGTGCGCCCGAACATCCTCGCCCAGCAGCACGCAGCGCTGCTCGCCAACTTCCGCGCCATTACCCCGGCTGACATCACAACTGCTTTGCTTGACACCGCCACGCCGATTACGCTCGATGGGCAAGCGATGACTTACTACCAAGGGCAAAATGGCGAGCACTTTATCGAAGCGACCACCGGCAAAGGCTACAGTGGCGACATCATAGCACTGATCGGTATTGCGCCTGACAACCACACGCTACTCGGCGTGCGCATATTGAGCCACAAGGAAACCCCCGGCCTTGGTGATAAAATCGAAGCACGCATTTCACCGTGGATACTCGGCTTTGCCGGCAAAAAACTCGGAGATACGCGCTTTGCAGTCAAAAAAGACGGCGGCGATTTTGACGCATTTACCGGCGCCACCATCACCCCGCGCGCAGTGACCGAGCTGGTTGGCGCAGTATTACAGGCATGGGCCAAGCACGCAGATGAGGCAACGCAACATGAGTAG
- the rsxA gene encoding electron transport complex subunit RsxA — translation MQHYFTIIFATVLVNNFVLSQFLGLCPFMGVSRKMDTALGMGFATAFVLTLASVSAYLIDTYLLIPYGIEYLRTISFIVAIAVLVGLTELFIAKTSPLLHRVLGVYLPLITTNCAVLGVALLNSSTRHNLLESAVYGLGAALGFTLVLVLFAAMRERLEAADIPRPFKGSPIALITAGIMAIAFMGFGGWV, via the coding sequence ATGCAACACTATTTCACCATCATTTTCGCGACCGTATTGGTCAATAATTTCGTGCTCAGCCAGTTTCTCGGGCTGTGCCCGTTTATGGGCGTGTCGCGCAAAATGGATACCGCGCTTGGCATGGGCTTTGCCACTGCCTTTGTGCTGACGCTCGCCTCGGTCAGCGCCTATTTAATTGATACCTACCTGCTCATCCCTTACGGCATCGAATACCTGCGCACAATCAGCTTTATCGTTGCGATTGCCGTACTGGTCGGGCTGACCGAATTATTCATTGCCAAAACCAGCCCGCTTTTGCACCGGGTGCTCGGCGTCTATCTGCCGCTGATTACCACCAACTGCGCCGTACTCGGCGTTGCCTTGCTCAACAGCAGCACCCGCCACAACCTGCTTGAATCAGCCGTTTACGGCCTCGGCGCCGCACTTGGTTTTACACTCGTTCTAGTGCTTTTTGCCGCAATGCGCGAGCGCCTCGAAGCCGCCGACATTCCACGCCCGTTTAAAGGCAGCCCGATCGCACTGATTACCGCCGGCATCATGGCGATCGCGTTTATGGGCTTTGGCGGTTGGGTATGA
- the rsxB gene encoding electron transport complex subunit RsxB, protein MWVIAGLIALIVLMVLCGALLGYFAKKFKTDEDPLVEKIDAVLPQTQCGQCGFPGCKPYAKAIADGEADINQCPPGGQEGVEKLADLLGVEPKPLDAEHGEEKPPQVAYIVEDWCIGCTKCIKACPVDAILGTNQKMHTVISDECTGCELCVEPCPVDCIIMQPRPLISRDWIPPKPEPDSAP, encoded by the coding sequence ATGTGGGTCATCGCAGGGCTCATTGCCCTGATTGTGCTCATGGTGCTGTGCGGTGCGCTACTTGGCTATTTCGCCAAAAAATTCAAAACCGATGAAGATCCGCTGGTCGAGAAAATCGACGCAGTACTACCGCAAACCCAGTGCGGCCAATGCGGCTTTCCCGGTTGCAAACCCTACGCCAAAGCAATCGCCGACGGTGAAGCCGACATCAACCAATGCCCGCCCGGCGGACAGGAAGGTGTGGAAAAGCTCGCCGATCTGCTTGGTGTCGAACCCAAGCCACTCGACGCCGAACACGGCGAGGAAAAGCCGCCGCAAGTTGCCTACATCGTCGAGGACTGGTGCATCGGCTGCACCAAGTGCATCAAAGCCTGCCCGGTCGACGCCATTCTCGGTACCAATCAGAAAATGCACACCGTCATCAGCGACGAATGCACCGGCTGCGAATTATGCGTCGAGCCGTGCCCGGTTGACTGCATCATCATGCAGCCACGCCCGCTGATCAGTCGCGACTGGATACCGCCCAAACCCGAACCGGACAGTGCGCCATGA